The following proteins come from a genomic window of Ictalurus furcatus strain D&B chromosome 14, Billie_1.0, whole genome shotgun sequence:
- the plex9.2 gene encoding three prime repair exonuclease 4 isoform X2: MVPRCRMEPGASRITGFRVRRHRLFLHRRPVLTNSLKEALVSFITFLRMFGRPLLVGHNIRRFDCLVLARVLDEFDLKAVFQAGIVGFLDSLPLTRQLLKHRGVHSFKQENLVKTVLGVSYAAHNALGDVQALQKLYWALGPTASQIQQHIFSLDSLCKHSKDRITCVNSKSDSNGGVQLLQS; the protein is encoded by the coding sequence ATGGTTCCTCGATGCAGGATGGAGCCTGGTGCTTCCAGAATCACCGGCTTCAGAGTACGGCGTCATCGACTCTTTCTTCACCGCAGACCGGTGCTCACCAACTCACTGAAGGAAGCCCTGGTGTCCTTCATAACCTTCCTTCGTATGTTTGGACGCCCGCTGCTGGTGGGTCACAACATTCGCAGATTTGATTGCCTTGTACTGGCCAGAGTTTTGGATGAGTTTGACCTGAAAGCAGTCTTCCAGGCTGGAATTGTGGGCTTTCTGGACAGTCTCCCATTGACCCGGCAGCTTCTCAAGCACCGTGGCGTCCACAGTTTTAAGCAGGAGAACTTAGTTAAGACTGTGCTTGGGGTTTCCTATGCGGCTCATAATGCCTTGGGCGATGTCCAGGCCCTACAGAAGCTTTACTGGGCTCTGGGACCCACAGCCAGTCAGATTCAGCAGCACATTTTCAGCTTGGACTCACTGTGTAAACACTCGAAAGACAGAATAACTTGTGTGAACAGCAAATCGGACAGCAACGGCGGAGTCCAACTACTACAGTCCTAA
- the plex9.2 gene encoding three prime repair exonuclease 4 isoform X1: MAVSFGETDLPNMVFFDLETTGLGPSCDIVQLAAVSGHHTLNLFMVPRCRMEPGASRITGFRVRRHRLFLHRRPVLTNSLKEALVSFITFLRMFGRPLLVGHNIRRFDCLVLARVLDEFDLKAVFQAGIVGFLDSLPLTRQLLKHRGVHSFKQENLVKTVLGVSYAAHNALGDVQALQKLYWALGPTASQIQQHIFSLDSLCKHSKDRITCVNSKSDSNGGVQLLQS, translated from the coding sequence GGCCCTCATGTGACATTGTTCAGCTTGCAGCGGTGAGCGGTCATCACACATTAAACCTCTTCATGGTTCCTCGATGCAGGATGGAGCCTGGTGCTTCCAGAATCACCGGCTTCAGAGTACGGCGTCATCGACTCTTTCTTCACCGCAGACCGGTGCTCACCAACTCACTGAAGGAAGCCCTGGTGTCCTTCATAACCTTCCTTCGTATGTTTGGACGCCCGCTGCTGGTGGGTCACAACATTCGCAGATTTGATTGCCTTGTACTGGCCAGAGTTTTGGATGAGTTTGACCTGAAAGCAGTCTTCCAGGCTGGAATTGTGGGCTTTCTGGACAGTCTCCCATTGACCCGGCAGCTTCTCAAGCACCGTGGCGTCCACAGTTTTAAGCAGGAGAACTTAGTTAAGACTGTGCTTGGGGTTTCCTATGCGGCTCATAATGCCTTGGGCGATGTCCAGGCCCTACAGAAGCTTTACTGGGCTCTGGGACCCACAGCCAGTCAGATTCAGCAGCACATTTTCAGCTTGGACTCACTGTGTAAACACTCGAAAGACAGAATAACTTGTGTGAACAGCAAATCGGACAGCAACGGCGGAGTCCAACTACTACAGTCCTAA